The DNA sequence CCTTTTCTAATTGAACAATGCAATAATCAGTATTTCCAGCAACTAAAAAAATTAGAGCGCTAGACAGATGGGTcttgaatttaaaattaatatctgTAGAGCTTCTTGCTTCTTTGAATGGAAGAGCTATGAAGCTGTTGCCATAAAAAGATGCTAAAATGAAAAACTTTCATTAATTAGATATATTGATGTAAGAAATTATCACACCaagaaaatacataaagaaatatGCTATTTGGCTAAATATAAATAGTCAACTAAGACTTATAATTTTCATGTTCTTAGAAAAAGGATTACAATACCATCCTAAACATTAACAAATGTGGAATCTTCTTTATAAGCTAGAGtaggatttttaaattaaatttctacATTTGGATTAAATATTTATTCAGACTTATTTCAAAATGGGTCAATTAAAACATAAAAACTACTAGTTAAGTATTATAAATTactattactaaaaaataaatgaatgtgTTGTATGTCCCTTTTGACCATATCAAATAAACAGAAAGAAAAATCTACATGTGTAGgtctaatatttaaaattatgatGTCAATTAAAAGTAAAATGAGAATTTCTAGAATCGAATattggtgcgttaatttctttttatagttGTTATTAAGGATGTTACAAATGAAAATTACCTTGGTCCACACACCgacattttaaaaaacaaaaataaaggaaacACAAAATCAAGGCTTtattcttcattattattaaacataCTAAAGATTTGTGTGTATCAGCAAAGGATTAAGGTCATCTTTGGTGGATATTTTTCACCATGTTATTGAACTTGGATCCAAAATTTAAGTTACAGAAAtatatgcaaaatatttattatacaaagaaaacactacACTTCTCACAGCTCTATAAATGTAAACTgtaagttaaaataaaaactgaGACTGTCATACGACATGTCAGCTGTAATGTCTAATCATAAAACGTCAAACTATCTGCCACATTATAGTGATTTTTCGACGTTGGCTTTTAATTCTAAGACCGAATTTTCTGTAATTTCcacattattttataattttagtatGTATATGAATCATATGTTAAAATGAGATCTAGTTTATATCTTGTACAACTATGTTTACCATTACAAGATGCTTTATTCCCCATTTGAAAACTACTTATTAAGAATAACTTAcacaaaaacataattttgtgtgACGTCACTTCTGAATGgggtataatatataaataaatgtgaTTTAAAAGAGGAATGAATAAAAGCTGTTTTAACAGAAGTATAACCCTTCCTTTATTCCTAAAATAGACATTGGATAATGATAACGAATACACTTTCACAAAAGTGTATTGGAGATTAGTAGTTATACTTATGATTTTCTATAGCCTCTTTACGTACAAACATTTTGTTTCCTTTCCACTATCTTTTATTTGTGATTATATTTTCACTTCTATGTACTTTTCTTTTAGGTCCTTTTGTACAGCGTCATTccaatatttaattataatacgCTGGGATCTACCACTTGCTTTATGCATTTCTTCCTTACGACCATCCTACGTTGCTTTTTCCAAAATTTCTCAATCCATACCTGGAGCCAAATGATAATTTTTCTATAGAGACACAAGCATTATAAAATCTCTAAGGAGAgatagaagaaaaagaatattagaaaagGTTACAAGAAATAATAAGAAGGAGAAGAACTTGCTAGATAAAATACAGTAAAAAGCTTTAAAAGTACTGAGATTATTGGGATTGTATTAGAGAGATTAGAATTGGAATGGGTTGGACATATAATAATGTCCAAGCCTGAATTGATACGAAAGACTAAATTACATCATTCTAGTAAGACAAAGCAAAAGAAATCACAGGAAAAAAATACAATCGAGATAAATCGGAACgaaattttgaaacaaaaaataatggacagagaaaacaaaaaaggataaaattcaAAACAAAGTATCACAAAGAACAAAAAAAGTGAACACAACCTTAATACAtcgtattaaattttaaataattttattttataattgtatttttgcATTAATAAGGTTAAAATCGTGCaaggaaagaaaaaatcttgtTGATGAACTTTTTGTATTATTTCTGTGTACAATTGGTAAATCAGTTGATAAAAATAGACTGCACTacaaatctatttttaaaaaaggaatcgAGCCGATgggatataaatatattatttgaacTCCAACATGGCCGATTCTAGTACCAATAAAAGCGATTGcagtttttttcaaaaatactgtGAACATGCAATAGGACAGCTATCGGAAAATTTGTTAGAGCAATTTAGACAAACTAAAGATGAAAATTCTAGAATTAAGTTGCTTTACGAAGCAGCAACAAACATACCTATAACGTTAAATGAACTGAATGGCAAAAACTATGAGCTTTCCCAATCCGAAAAGTCTAaaggaaatatatatttttcaaaaaaggatTATTATAATGCCTTAAAATGTTACAATGATGGCATTATAAAGTGTCCTCAAAACTCAGGTACCTCTATTTAGTATTACAGTATTTAATGTTTTTATGTCGTATGTTGTGCAAGtattcataaatattttatataaaaaatttgttaaaataaatttagCACCCATATACCTAATAAGCTTTGATAGGCATCTTTTGGTTAGGGTGTTTATTTCAGTCCTAATTACCTCTATATTTTTTATACGGCGCGCACTATATGTTTTTTTTACTTCAAAAGGTAAATGGCTTTAAACATGTTTTAAAATAGATAGGTTCGTTAAACCTTAGTCCGTTTACCTAGCGTTTAACGGTGATGGAAGATGTTATCAAATCTTATCTCGCTTTAGTTTAATTTTACAATGATTGTCTTATACCGTCTgtgttattatttataattttaatattaataaaacaattatagAGAAAGCGAGGGCAAAGAGGAAAGGTTTCATTTAATTATAGTAGGGGAGAGGTGGGTACAGTGACACAGAAAAATTTGAATTTCTGTCATCGCTAGACCATTAATAGGATTTTACTTGCAAATATCAATTTGGACGTGTTATTGTGTTGCAAATACATCATGAATGACTACATTGctataaattaagaaaacaaatagatttaaaaaaaagtctGAAACTTTGCATTGTGTCAGTGTTCCCTGGTATGAAGGGTAGACTGACACAAAGACATTTTTCAACTGTAATATGTAAGTATTATTATTTAGGactaattaaacaataaaaacgtATCTTTATTATTGatctatagaaaaatattataaatgctTGTTGTTTTCTATGAAATCAAGTCCGTTTTAACATTAGGAAAAAAGTGTCGACCCCTGCTAATTTTTGGATGGTCCAAAATTTTTATAATCTGGTTGTTGAATATAACACCAATGTCTGTGACACATGGAAACACAAAGCATGTgacattttttgaatttttacgtaaAAAACTGACTTCCATCGTACCAATGGTGTTTATCACCACAACTTTCCCAATATAATATTTTTCGATTTCTTTATTGGAATGGGCTTCATATTTGAGTCTCACTAATAAGAAATCATTGATCTTAATGTCGCAAATTTTGGCTGGATCTAATGTCAAATCACATAGGTcttcatcatcactatctgaAAATATTTCACTTCCCTCTGACGTGTCAGAATTATGGAGACTATAAGTTTTACCATCTTCGTCTTCCGACTCAATAACACCATCATTGTTTTTAATGTCTTCTGAGATTATGCTTCTTTTAACTGTTTTCGCTTTTTTGGCTCTATTACTTTCAATTTCGTTTTTCTCTGGAGTGTCAGTAGCAATCATAGTCTTGcctttttttcttctagttttaacCGAAATTGTCAGACTTTTTTTTGGATATTCACGAATAGCTGATGGACTTACAAATGTCAATTTTCTTCCACTTGTGGATGAAGGTGACAATTTCTGTAATGGAGTTACGTCCTGGTTCTTGATAGAGTTATCTGTGGTACCTCCTGTCGAGGTAGATGGTTTTGGATCAATATTTGGTGAATTAACTAATGGTCGTTCTGTAACTTGGCTTGcgaaataatcatcatcattaaaTACGTGACGGTCAAAGGgaaatattccagtttttttaaaaGCTGCCGATATATTTACAGGTGTCATAGATCTGGGGTAAGCGAGTCCCACAAATGATGCTACATGGTAGATTGTCACAGGTGTGCCCGGATTAGCTTTTTCCCACGAACTTAAAGCATCGTTGTAAAATATATGAAACGGTTTTAGCAGACCCACATCTAATGGTTGCAACCGATGGGTGCAATGAGGAGGCACAGTCAAAACAGTGACCCCATTATCTTTGCACAGAATGATAGCTTCAAGAGATATATGGCTCTCATGGTTGTCCATGATTAATAGTGAAGGGTTAACTTTTGAACTACAAGTATGTTTAATGAAATGTTTTAAAACTTCAATAAAACATTCTGTGTTCATCCATCCTGCTTTCGTAGCCAAGCCTAACGTCCCACATGGCGCTCCTGCCAACATATGGCTTTTAAAATGGACTCTCGGAAATACCATTGCACTTCCATTTGCACTTACAATGCAGCATGTGGTAACAAGTGTACCTCTTTCACTGCTTTGAATTTTAGACACTTGTCTAGTGCCTTTTTTGGCTAGCACCTTTGTCGAATTGTTTTGAACTGTCAAAGTTCCGGTTTCGTCTAAATTGTAAATTCTGAATCCATTTGAAAAATTTGGATGTCGCTGCAAAACTATttccaacttattaaaaaataagtttacattttctttattgaATCCTGCTGCTCTTGCTAGACTACATCCCTCTGGAGTTCTTAAGGATATTGTACGATGTCTATGGCGAAATCCTTTATACCAGTCGACTGAAGCTTTTTTTTCCTCCTCCcaattttttggaatttttaatttatttgctttCGCTAAGTCATATGAAAGTTTGCGACAATCGGTAATTGTTAAactgtaaaacatttttgaacacGTTATGATATAATCAACGAGAGCTTCCTCTAGTTCCAAAgaaaatatttggtttattttataGTTAGGAGCCATTCGGCATTCGGGATCATCTCTGTATTTCTTTACGTATCTGCTTACGGTTTTAAAGCTTAAGTTTTTCTCTCTAGCAGCTTGACGAATTGATATACCACTGATAACTAGATTTACTGCTTCCCTCATAGAATCTTCATTGAATCTACCCACTGTCTTATCCGTTTTCTTCTGACGTACCATCTGTAATGTAAATTCATAATTAACAAAAGCTTCTTAGACCCTAATATGATTTTCCAGCACTCATTTGCTGTCAAGATTTTATGAAATTCACAAGAAGGGTACAGTGACACATCGTGTCACTGTTCCCTATCAATATTCGTGTCACTGTACCCACAATGctgttttatacaaaaatttgtaaattttttgttaatctacaaagattttaaagaaattttattgctATTACTTACATTTTATACGACTTTTTTACGACCCAGAACACTATCCAATAATTCAGGTTTGTTTCCTCGTAGTAAACAACTAAAaacacccttgacaaaatacttctgcactaACAAAACACAAACATGCGATTTTCTCCAAACACAACAGATTCTGTCAACTTTTTATAAGACAAGTAGTATTCTTATTATACCAACTGTAAAATTCCACAATATCACCAACTTGCTAACATATTTTCTACTAGGATTTTAAATGTGTCACTGTTCCCTGTGTGTCACTGTTCCCGCCTCTCCCCTATTCATTATTATAATACAGTTTGGGATGTAAAAAATCCTCGTTATCAAATTCACAATGTATGTTTAATGATAAGACAAAAGAATAGTTCTATTTGCTTCTTTCAAAAAGGAGAAAAATTCGATTTTCTAAAACATACGCATTTTCCACTTTGCCTTTCATAAAGAGGGCAAAGTGGAAATCCATGTCGGTCAATGTGGAAAGTAATAAATAGATAGGTGCAGTGAACGTATTTTGTGATTGTGATGGAATTTAATGCAAGTACCTAATGATTGAATGAATGGGAAATGTTTGttgttgaaatttattttttcaaattcgagcatatttatacatatttatcTGCTTAACAAAAATCGTATATAAATACTCCTCCATCAAAGGAGGTGGAGACAAATATTGCACTGAATCCACACTTCCTTGCCCTTGAAGTTGCTGTATGGTACGGTGGATATGAGACACAAAACATCGTCCTCAGGTTGGAGACCTTCCGAAGATTTCGGTATGATGAATTTTTGTTTGCagtatttattctctttttttggTGTTTTTCGTTAATTTGCTCTTTGGTATTTTCTCATTAGTCATTTTCTTATTTCCTTTGTTTTCTAGTTCCGTTTTGAAATGTGAGCTTGTGAGTACTTCTCATTTTTGGCATCTGGTCCGGCGGTTAACTTCAGTAGATCTTTTAGCTTTAGGAAAAGGTAAGATTTCCTTGGGAAACTCTGTTAAAAAGTCCCCGCTGCAAGATGCCTGTAGCAATTTTTTTTCTATGATTGGAGATACTACTAGCACATCTCTACTGCAGTAGGGATGCAGTGAACTTTCTTATATGCCTTCTAAGGATATAACTGAGTTTTCAGTAGAACACAACTGTACTTCAGTTTGGTTACTTGTCTCATTATTCTGAGGGGTTTTCGAGGTAGTTTCTTCTTCCGTTTCAAACTGAAATGGACTTCAGATGAAGAAAAGTCCAGATCAGAGAATACTTGTTAGTTTAATGGCAAATGCCTAATTTTTGAAACCCAGAGGTGATATTTTGAGTGGTGAAACTCTCTTCAAAGGCTTTCATCAAACCGGGTATGTCATATTGGATTATTCTCCGACCTGGAAAATTCTTCTGAAAATTGTCCACTACAATTTCAAACGCCCCCTTAAACGATCTGAACACCGTTACATAGACTGATTGTAGTTAATGCGGGGTGTGTGGTGGAACAGATAACATAATGACGCTGTGGCTATACGGACCCTGAGTATTTTTGCCCTGTCATCACATGTTTTAGTACTCAAGCTTACATCTTTTGACAGTCAATATTActtcagcttcatttcctattcaTCTAGTAACTtctacgtttgacattctttgagtccatgatattgGTAGGATTcatctgtaacaccaaaattcaaaggcggtcaATTTATTCAGATGCACtagttttaatgtccatgctttcAAGCCacaaagaagagtagagaacacgtaacaccAAAGCATCCTTaggcgtagtcctaaccttatattctgacaacaaagaaactttttaagtttaacgaatgatttacgtgctatttcaatacgtgtATTTTCAATAAATACCATAATTTATTTCATTGACTACCAATGTCTACAATTGTAGACATTATTGTTTTCATATACTAGGGGGTCaaattttgaaaaaacatttCCAGGGTTTTAAGTACCTATCATATTTTACTAATAtactcaaaaaataatttttgtctgTAGAAACAAAAACTTGCGAGTCAAAGGGTTTCTTATATTAATATTTTCCATTCCTTCGAGTCTGTGGTCAGTGTTTTTAtcaatttaatatattttcctCTTACTAAATGAGGAACAAATAAGGAAAGCAAACGAGAAGATAAATGatgcaaaagaatgaagaaaagATGAATTATCATCGTTACTAAATAATATAAAAGTATCTATTACTATATAGCAAATAGCATGAATAATAATAGGCTTATTAATCTTTGCAGGTGAATCTCAAGAGTTGTTATCGCTCCTTATATCTAATAGAAGTGCtacatattttgaattgaaagaataTAGACAAGTATTAAACGATATAGACTACTTGCTAGAAATTGGAAGCTATCCattaaatttaacatacaaaataTGGATTAGAAAAGCAAAATGTTATAGTGCTCTGCAGAATGAAAAATTAGCTGCTGAATCATACGAGGAAGCTCTAAAAAGTCTCCAATTTAGCAATCTTGATAAGGAAGCTATTGAGACACACGAAAAGAAGATCGCTACAGCTAAAGAAACAAAAATTGAATTTTTCCAAAAGCAGGAATTAGTTGTTGAAGAAGATCCTGACATATTTCAAGGGGGTAAAGAGTATATTGCAGCATCCACAAATGTAAAGTTTGAACAAGACCCTTATCTAGGAAGATATGCTGTTGCCAGTGATAATATAAAGACGGGAAGTATTGTTGTTGAAGAAAATGCACATTGCGCGGTTGTTGATGCAAAACATGCTCTCACAAACTGCCAAAACTGTGTTTCGGCTGTATTTCAACTGGTAGCTTGTCCTACTTGTGCTAATGTAGTCTTCTGTAGTACCACTTGTGAAAGATTAGCAAATAAATCTTTCCATAAAATAGAATGTCCCATTTTAGGATCTTTGTATCTGTCTGGAGCTTCAATAAATTGCTGTTTAGCTTTAAGAATTCTTAGCCAAAGATATTTCTCTTACTTTAATGATAAGAAAAACAAGCTAAAAGATTATTTAATCGACAACAatgaaaaaaatgttattaaaaagaaGATTTACCGATATGACGATTACGATAACGTATTTTTCTTGTGTAGAAATGATCGTCTACGAAAAAATGAAGAAATACTTCGTTTCTCCTATATGGCAATATATCTTTTAAGGCTTTTAAAGTTTGGAAAATATTTTCCCTTTGAAACCAGCGATAGCgttttaaaagaagaagaagtttatttcGGTAGCCTTATTCTTAGACACTTACAGCTCCTGCAGTTTAATGCTCATGAACTTTCTGAGCTCAAAAATGTTGAAAATCCAATTTCGACCTCAAGAATTGCAGATATTAGGGCGTACGAAAATACCACCATTGGAGCTGCTCTGTATCCAACTTTAGCTCTGTTTAACC is a window from the Diabrotica undecimpunctata isolate CICGRU chromosome 10, icDiaUnde3, whole genome shotgun sequence genome containing:
- the Smyd4-3 gene encoding SET and MYND domain-containing protein 4 isoform X1, with the protein product MADSSTNKSDCSFFQKYCEHAIGQLSENLLEQFRQTKDENSRIKLLYEAATNIPITLNELNGKNYELSQSEKSKGNIYFSKKDYYNALKCYNDGIIKCPQNSGESQELLSLLISNRSATYFELKEYRQVLNDIDYLLEIGSYPLNLTYKIWIRKAKCYSALQNEKLAAESYEEALKSLQFSNLDKEAIETHEKKIATAKETKIEFFQKQELVVEEDPDIFQGGKEYIAASTNVKFEQDPYLGRYAVASDNIKTGSIVVEENAHCAVVDAKHALTNCQNCVSAVFQLVACPTCANVVFCSTTCERLANKSFHKIECPILGSLYLSGASINCCLALRILSQRYFSYFNDKKNKLKDYLIDNNEKNVIKKKIYRYDDYDNVFFLCRNDRLRKNEEILRFSYMAIYLLRLLKFGKYFPFETSDSVLKEEEVYFGSLILRHLQLLQFNAHELSELKNVENPISTSRIADIRAYENTTIGAALYPTLALFNHSCDPSIIRYNVKSKIVVRTIKPIKAGDIIYENYGPLYMSMQVKERQEALERLYRFKCLCTPCTQLWPTFAEMKESELRIPCKTEGCPFVFTLKGDAEPFFTCNYCHSTHCVLPNLKGLMMLEEFLPEAENFYSTGNLKSALNKFIQALEVLYKFTSPPHPEIIKIQQRMRNCIIHMGNKACGYKMIL
- the Smyd4-3 gene encoding SET and MYND domain-containing protein 4 isoform X3, with amino-acid sequence MKGRLTQRHFSTVICESQELLSLLISNRSATYFELKEYRQVLNDIDYLLEIGSYPLNLTYKIWIRKAKCYSALQNEKLAAESYEEALKSLQFSNLDKEAIETHEKKIATAKETKIEFFQKQELVVEEDPDIFQGGKEYIAASTNVKFEQDPYLGRYAVASDNIKTGSIVVEENAHCAVVDAKHALTNCQNCVSAVFQLVACPTCANVVFCSTTCERLANKSFHKIECPILGSLYLSGASINCCLALRILSQRYFSYFNDKKNKLKDYLIDNNEKNVIKKKIYRYDDYDNVFFLCRNDRLRKNEEILRFSYMAIYLLRLLKFGKYFPFETSDSVLKEEEVYFGSLILRHLQLLQFNAHELSELKNVENPISTSRIADIRAYENTTIGAALYPTLALFNHSCDPSIIRYNVKSKIVVRTIKPIKAGDIIYENYGPLYMSMQVKERQEALERLYRFKCLCTPCTQLWPTFAEMKESELRIPCKTEGCPFVFTLKGDAEPFFTCNYCHSTHCVLPNLKGLMMLEEFLPEAENFYSTGNLKSALNKFIQALEVLYKFTSPPHPEIIKIQQRMRNCIIHMGNKACGYKMIL
- the Smyd4-3 gene encoding SET and MYND domain-containing protein 4 isoform X2: MRHKTSSSGWRPSEDFGESQELLSLLISNRSATYFELKEYRQVLNDIDYLLEIGSYPLNLTYKIWIRKAKCYSALQNEKLAAESYEEALKSLQFSNLDKEAIETHEKKIATAKETKIEFFQKQELVVEEDPDIFQGGKEYIAASTNVKFEQDPYLGRYAVASDNIKTGSIVVEENAHCAVVDAKHALTNCQNCVSAVFQLVACPTCANVVFCSTTCERLANKSFHKIECPILGSLYLSGASINCCLALRILSQRYFSYFNDKKNKLKDYLIDNNEKNVIKKKIYRYDDYDNVFFLCRNDRLRKNEEILRFSYMAIYLLRLLKFGKYFPFETSDSVLKEEEVYFGSLILRHLQLLQFNAHELSELKNVENPISTSRIADIRAYENTTIGAALYPTLALFNHSCDPSIIRYNVKSKIVVRTIKPIKAGDIIYENYGPLYMSMQVKERQEALERLYRFKCLCTPCTQLWPTFAEMKESELRIPCKTEGCPFVFTLKGDAEPFFTCNYCHSTHCVLPNLKGLMMLEEFLPEAENFYSTGNLKSALNKFIQALEVLYKFTSPPHPEIIKIQQRMRNCIIHMGNKACGYKMIL